From the genome of Nicotiana sylvestris chromosome 2, ASM39365v2, whole genome shotgun sequence, one region includes:
- the LOC104232659 gene encoding uncharacterized protein At1g65710-like has translation MGSCLSKKSSITSTPVAVSSTNQETKTNTLQVEKKKVEGQIVRKEIFVIKHRISHEGSICSKDSKDNANNSNGESGKKNATIIVPAPVKRRSSSCTKEEVDAILVQSGRLSRSSSLNKGLSFESCDNTKNHNRSRRYSISKRSYDFDNENTSGGSRRVSRSPGRRSESPVTASNCANLASADANGSNVRPGTELISTASIQRIQVKRNVGAASPRARSRSPARVSAKVLSESKNFQQQPLSLSRNNSRKREDSPFRRNPLSEIGSTTVVTEHMPFHALKHVNNNIHPQKLNAEHVSYGKVVQQEPEKTLGISKATIDYGLTNVNGKVKEQQQQAQEAKALRTVTANAAVDVVGLGFESLVPQGMRRSRSSRLSRDLDSSLGDQSNPTQSYTELLLEDIQNFHQKSSKPAFSLPPCATKACSIVEAVADLNSSTSSSLSSVFSDDRRRNPTVEQVNKNTDTSLGTNPQGKRRLQIKEPYVESEVALSDDLIKSPIIQKYVTFGRGTDGGYLEEPESSGSNSSVGGQRCWFSPSSRGLNSADSTDSWSPSKSYSRLHVNPLAFQKHTVSEYGHDMDEDKRRMTANTRDSDNQQHGIGRNRTPRGPHTISMAAAAASTY, from the exons ATGGGGAGTTGTCTGAGCAAGAAGAGCTCTATTACATCTACTCCTGTTGCAGTTTCAAGCACAAATCAAGAAACCAAAACAAATACCCTGCAAGTAGAAAAGAAGAAAGTAGAGGGACAAATAGTGAGAAAAGAAATCTTTGTTATCAAACACAGGATAAGCCATGAAGGGTCTATATGTTCTAAAGACTCAAAAGATAATGCCAACAACAGTAATGGGGAATCTGGCAAGAAGAATGCTACTATTATTGTACCAGCACCAGTGAAGAGGAGGAGTTCAAGTTGTACAAAGGAAGAAGTTGATGCTATTTTAGTACAAAGTGGGAGGCTTAGCAGGAGCTCATCCCTTAACAAAGGTCTTTCCTTTGAATCTTGTGATAACACCAAGAACCACAATAGAAGTAGAAGGTACTCTATTTCTAAGAGAAGTTATGATTTTGACAATGAGAATACAAGTGGTGGTAGCAGAAGGGTGAGCAGATCTCCTGGTAGAAGATCTGAATCACCAGTTACTGCTTCCAATTGTGCTAATTTGGCTTCTGCTGATGCTAATGGGAGTAATGTAAGACCAGGTACTGAGCTGATTTCTACAGCTTCTATTCAGAGGATTCAAGTGAAGAGAAATGTGGGTGCTGCATCTCCTCGTGCTCGGTCCCGGTCTCCAGCAAGGGTGAGTGCAAAGGTATTAAGCGAGAGCAAGAATTTCCAGCAGCAGCCTTTGTCTCTTAGCCGCAACAATTCCAGGAAAAGGGAAGATTCTCCTTTCAGAAGAAATCCTCTGAGTGAGATTGGCAGCACTACTGTGGTCACTGAGCATATGCCCTTTCATGCACTCAAGCATGTCAACAACAATATCCACCCTCAG AAGCTGAATGCAGAACATGTAAGCTATGGCAAAGTTGTTCAGCAAGAACCTGAGAAAACACTTGGCATCAGCAAAGCAACTATAGATTACGGCCTAACAAATGTTAATGGCAAAGTCaaggagcagcagcagcaggCACAGGAGGCTAAAGCATTGAGAACAGTTACAGCAAATGCTGCAGTGGATGTGGTTGGTTTAGGATTCGAAAGTCTTGTGCCTCAGGGAATGAGAAGAAGCAGATCTTCGAGGCTATCCCGAGACCTAGACAGTAGTCTTGGAGATCAGTCAAATCCTACTCAATCATATACTGAGTTATTGCTTGAGGACATCCAAAACTTTCATCAAAAGAGCAGCAAGCCTGCATTTTCACTCCCACCTTGTGCAACAAAAGCTTGCTCAATAGTGGAGGCAGTTGCTGACCTTAACTCAAGCACTAGTTCCAGTCTATCCAGCGTTTTCTCTGATGACAGAAGAAGAAACCCCACAGTTGAGCAAGTTAACAAGAATACTGATACTTCTTTAGGAACCAATCCTCAGGGTAAAAGGAGGTTACAGATAAAAGAGCCATATGTGGAATCTGAGGTTGCTCTAAGTGATGACTTAATTAAGTCTCCTATCATACAGAAGTATGTAACCTTCGGAAGGGGAACTGATGGAGGTTATTTAGAAGAGCCAGAATCCTCAGGAAGCAACAGTTCTGTTGGTGGTCAGCGATGTTGGTTTTCCCCATCCTCCCGAGGACTAAATTCAGCTGATTCAACTGATTCTTGGTCTCCTTCAAAATCTTACAGTAGGCTTCATGTGAATCCACTAGCCTTTCAAAAGCATACAGTATCTGAGTACGGCCATGATATGGATGAAGATAAAAGAAGAATGACTGCAAATACGAGGGATTCTGACAACCAGCAACATGGAATAGGTCGCAACAGAACACCTAGAGGACCTCACACAATATCTATGGCAGCTGCTGCTGCTTCAACTTATTAG
- the LOC104232660 gene encoding WAT1-related protein At3g02690, chloroplastic, whose amino-acid sequence MAWSPFSSSSSFTSPRCYSPTTTLHLNPTNSLFKTSSLPHTLFHHHSIIHKQNGSQQSLHPRRISSKNHHLHLNSRSKKFISFSKTKATESSVEEKPSSSEQLDCVGTGLDVECVVNPSEQLSKDSNYNFQNVKKDEGVSSLELLGTIWEWGLLISPFFFWGTAMVAMKEVLPKTGPFFVSAFRLIPAGLMLVGFASLRGRKFPSGFNAWLSITLFALVDAACFQGFLAEGLQRTSAGLGSVIIDSQPLTVAVLAALLFGESIGFVGAAGLVLGVVGLLLLEVPALSVDNSNFSLWGSGEWWMLLAAQSMAVGTVMVRWVSKYSDPIMATGWHMVIGGLPLVAISILNHDPVLSGNYMELTATDLLALLYTSIFGSAISYGVYFYNATRGSLTKLSSLTFLTPMFASIFGFLYLDEAFTPVQLGGAFVTVAAIYLVNYKSDAK is encoded by the exons CCACTCAATTATTCACAAACAAAATGGGTCTCAACAATCACTGCACCCACGTAGAATTTCTTCCAAGAATCATCATCTCCACCTCAACTCCCGCAGCAAAAAGTTCATTTCTTTTTCAAAAACCAAGGCCACTGAATCCAGTGTTGAAGAGAAACCATCATCATCAGAACAACTAGACTGTGTGGGAACTGGGCTTGACGTGGAGTGTGTAGTGAACCCATCTGAGCAATTGTCCAAAGACTCAAACTACAATTTTCAAAATGTTAAAAAAGATGAAGGGGTGTCGTCTTTGGAGTTACTTGGGACAATATGGGAATGGGGTTTGCTAATTTCGCCTTTCTTCTTTTGGGGTACAGCTATGGTAGCAATGAAGGAGGTTTTACCAAAGACTGGCCCTTTTTTCGTTTCAGCATTTAGGTTGATTCCAGCTGGTTTAATGTTGGTTGGTTTTGCTAGTTTAAGGGGTAGGAAGTTCCCCTCTGGATTCAATGCTTGGCTTTCTATTACACTCTTTGCTCTTGTTGATGCTGCTTGTTTTCAG GGATTTCTTGCAGAAGGACTTCAGAGGACATCTGCTGGCTTAGGCAGT gTGATAATAGATTCACAGCCTCTGACAGTGGCTGTACTTGCAGCTTTGTTATTTGGTGAGTCCATAGGTTTTGTTGGAGCTGCTGGTCTAGTGCTCGGGGTGGTAGGCCTTTTGCTTCTTGAG GTACCTGCTCTTTCAGTTGATAATAGCAACTTTTCCCTATGGGGAAGTGGAGAGTGGTGGATGCTTCTTGCAGCACAAAGCATGGCTGTTGGCACAGTAATGGTCCGTTGGGTTTCTAAATATTCAGACCCAATCATGGCTACTGGATGG CACATGGTTATTGGTGGACTCCCTCTGGTGGCTATCTCCATTCTCAATCATGACCCTGTCCTTAGTGGGAATTATATGGAGCTAACAGCGACTGACTTGTTGGCTTTGCTCTATACCTCAATCTTTGGAAGTGCCATAAGCTATGGTGTCTACTTCTACAACGCAACAAGAG GTAGCCTGACAAAGCTCAGTTCCCTTACCTTTTTAACTCCAATGTTCGCTTCGATTTTTGG GTTCCTATATCTGGATGAGGCATTCACACCCGTGCAACTAGGTGGAGCATTTGTCACAGTAGCTGCAATTTACTTGGTTAACTACAAAAGTGATGCCAAATGA